CCCGCTTCCCTCCGAGGATCGCCTGCGGATCGCTTCTTTCCGCGTGCGCCCGGAGGAAATGCCGGTGGGCCATGCAGTCCCCGTCGATGAACACCAGGTACTCCCCGGTGGCGTTGCGGACCGTCTCGTTCAGGATCTTCGGCTTCCGGAAGCCGTCGTCCTCCTGCCAGACGTGGACGATCGGGAACGCGCCTTTGAGCGTTTCCTTCATTTCGGCCACGGCGTCGCGCGTTTCCTGCCCGCTGCCGTCGTCGGCGATCAGCACCTCCGAGGCGGGAAGCGACTGCTCCGCCAGGCTCCTCAGGCAAAGCCGCAGCGCCGCGGGGCGGTTATATGTCGGGACTATTACGGATATCTTCACGATATTTTCGGATCCGGCGGCGGGGAAACCGCTCGTCGCCTGCATCATGCTATCATCTGCCGGATGGACGGACAAGACCGGGCAAACCGGACGGACATCGGCGCTTTCATCGCCTGGCTTGCAATGAAGGGCGCCATCGGCGCGGCTTCGCTCATGCCGCTCCGGGTCCTGTTTCCCTCTTTCCGGGGGCTGGCCGCCGCCTGCCGCCTCCTCGGGATCCGCCGGCGCGTCGTGCGGGTGAACCTGCGCGCGGCCTTCGGCAAGGAGATGCCGGAGCCGGAGCTGGACCGGATCGAAAAGGGATGCTACGCCGAGTACGGACGGATTGTCTCCGAGATCGTCGCCTCCGACCGCCTGCTCCGGGGGAAGGAGGAGCGCTTCGAGCTCCTCGGGCGCGATATCCTCGACGAGGCGGCGAGCGGCGGAAGGGGGCTGCTGATCCTCTCGGGGCACATCGGGAACTTCGTGGCCGGCGCTCACTATACGCGAACCGTGGGGTACCGGATGGCGTTCATCGCCAAGCGGATCGGAAACGAGTACATCAACCGCGAGATCGAGCAGGTGTACGGCCGGCACGGCAATACGATCATCGCCGTCAGGGGGTTCCGCAACGACCCGGAGGCCGGAGCGAAAGTCTTCCGCGCCATGAAACAGGGAAGCATCGTGGTCGCCCTGGTGGACCAGGACGCCGGCGTGGAAGGGACCCGGACCACCTTCTTCGGGCTGCCGACGTACCTGCCGGGGGGCCCCGTGGCGCTGGCATGCCGCGGCGGCATCGCGGTCACCACCGGCTTCGCTACGCGTGAAGGGGGGCGCATAAGTATCGACATCCAGCCCCCGATAGATTATTCATCGGCGGCTTCCCTGAAAGAGGCGGTGAGCGCCGTGCTGGACGAGTATTCCCGGCGGCTCGAGGAGAAGGTGCGGAAGCACCCCGAGCAGTACTTCTGGTTCCACAAGAAGTGGAAGGCGCTGCCGGAGATCCTCGAGCGTTACAAGGGGCGGGGATGAAGCTCCTCGTCCTGCGGTACCGCTTCATCGGGGACACGATCCTCACCGTCCCGTTTCTGCGGAACCTCCGCAAGGCCTACCCTGACGCCCGCATCGACATGGTGGTCGCCCCCTACTCCTCGGATGTGCTGGCCGGAATCCCGTACGTCGACGAGTTCCTCGTCTACGACCCGCCCACGATCCACGCGGACAGCACCGGCCGGCACCGGACCCTCCTTTCGAAGGCCCGGTTCGTCGCGGAGCTCCGGAGGCGCCGCTACGACAAGGCCTACGTCCTGAAGCGGTCGCTGTCCAGCGCGATCCTCGCA
The sequence above is a segment of the Thermodesulfobacteriota bacterium genome. Coding sequences within it:
- a CDS encoding lysophospholipid acyltransferase family protein, which gives rise to MDGQDRANRTDIGAFIAWLAMKGAIGAASLMPLRVLFPSFRGLAAACRLLGIRRRVVRVNLRAAFGKEMPEPELDRIEKGCYAEYGRIVSEIVASDRLLRGKEERFELLGRDILDEAASGGRGLLILSGHIGNFVAGAHYTRTVGYRMAFIAKRIGNEYINREIEQVYGRHGNTIIAVRGFRNDPEAGAKVFRAMKQGSIVVALVDQDAGVEGTRTTFFGLPTYLPGGPVALACRGGIAVTTGFATREGGRISIDIQPPIDYSSAASLKEAVSAVLDEYSRRLEEKVRKHPEQYFWFHKKWKALPEILERYKGRG